The DNA segment CCTCGCTACTTCTTAAACACTATAAAAAAAAGATTGGAAATATTAGATATTATTTGGTAATGGTTGTTATTGGCCTCTCTGCAGCCTATTCAATGAGTGATTTTGTTCTTACACCTGCTGTTGAATCCTACTTCGGTGAGGTAGAATACTGGACGTTTACTGCTTTTCAAGGAGTGTTATCAGGTATAGCACTTGGAATACCTTTTTGGTCAATAAGCATTGCCCTAAAAAACAGCAGCAAAAAGATAAGCTACTATATGCTTGTATGTGGATTTGCTTTTTGTATTTTCATAACAGCAGGGTCTGCCATTATTGATCATTCTCCATACCCGCCATTTGGACTAGTGGCAATTATGTGTATGCAACTCTCATCCTTTATGCTGTTTACTGCATTGTATTCTTCTGCAATTTCAATTTCTGAAGATATAGGGTTACGCAATATAATCCGTAAGAATTTTAAAGAACAGGCAGATTTACTCGAAAGGATCGGTTTTGCTGAAATGGAGGAGGAATTATTGAAACGAACAGTACAGATTAGTATGAATGAAGCTAACCAGATGTATAATACCACAGGTATTCAATCAACTGTAAATGAATTGGAATTGAAGAAATATGCAGAGGAAGTCCTACAGGAGATCAAAGATACCTCTAAAACATAAACATATCATAGTTCTATTTTATAAGAACTACATCTAGTTTTTCGTTTTGTTATCAAATTCTATTTTTTAACAATGATTGAAGTTTTTTACCAATTTCTATAAATATCTTAAATATTTTTATACATGCCGATCAATTAGACTATTATGCTCATTATGCGCAACATGATTTTAGTAGTGATCTTTTCCTCTATTATGTTTCTATCAGGAATGTTTTCACAAAAATCACTATCAATAGAAGAATATCACGATTGTCCGAAGGGCGCAGAACAGGAACTTTGTGAAAGTACGCCAAACATCTCGAAAGGAATACCTGTTGTGACATTTCCTACAAGAGAAGAAATATATGAATATATTAATTCCTCTGGTGGTAAAAAGGAATTTAATGCTCTTTCAAATGCCAGCCAAGGATTCTCTTCAAATATTCAAACTGCATCAGCTGGAAATACAACATGGACCGCTTGGCAAGGAAATGTAGACGGAATTAACAAGATTTTTGCTAAGGTAAGTTATAATGAAAGTTTGGTATTTACACCTGCAGTACAATTATCTGAACAAGTTGCTGGAAATGCAAGCAAACTTGAGCTAGATGTTTCGGAAAATGGCAACTTGGTATATGCGGTATGGCAGGATAGCAATATAACAACTGGGAAGAATAGAATCATGGTCAGTGCAAGTATGGATGGCGGAGGAAACTTTAGTACTTATACACTAAATACCCCTAATGATGCTGATTCAATTGATCCAGGATTAAACATAGATGGTGAGAAAGTGGTCGTAAGTTGGACACAAGCTGGTCCAAACGGGACTTGCTCTCCTCTTCCAGGTACAGCATGCAACCATGGCAGGTGGTAATGGTAATAACAACTTCTATTTTGATTATTACTTTTAGCTAAATGTATCTATATTCTAAATACATTAATTTTCATTTTAATCACTTATTTCTAAATTAGTCTCAATTTTTTGTCGTAATACAATCTTGTCTACATATTTGTAAGTTTCGGATAGGAAAGGATTTTACCAATTAATCAATACTATATTATCATACATGGCGCAGGACCGGCCTGTATATGTTTCTCTTCGTGCACACCTAACCCCATTTAATATAACTTGTCTCTTCTCAAACATAGCTTTTACCTTAACACTCATACGATTATATGGTTTCCAATAGTCTTGGAATGTAACAACTGAATTTTCGTTGTTTCTATCTTTGCAAACCATTTACGGCTAATCTATCCTTGAATAGTAATATACATTAAACAGGATATAATAAATCTTAATATATATCAATTCCCATTTTATGAAGAAATCAGTTAGGTATAAAACTAAGTCGACATCGGCTGATTCTTTTTCAACAGAAATAGTTTACAAGGAGGATTCTCAGTACTACCTATAATCCGCTAGAACCAAGATGTCATGATTACGAGTTTTCTACTAGTATTTTTGTAGAGGAGAATATCTTCCAAATATTACATATTATGAAATAATGAAATTATGCTATTCGGCCTTTTCTAATACCTTTTTTTCATTTTCGGGTAAAGGTTTCTCACTTATCATTTCTTTAAATTGAAGGGCGTTTAATATGGCTTTACCTCCATAGTGATTATTAAAGTACACAAAAATGGTGTCGGTCTTTTCCTTTATTTTTCTAATCTTTTCAACCCATGGATTAAGTTCCTTTTGAGAATAAAGATAGTTATACCAATAGTGGCCTTGAGTTGTATTTCTACCATGGAGTCGAACTACTACCCCGGTGGATTTGGAAGTTATGTTATTTTCGTCAGACAGAAACTCTAAATTTTCTTTCGAAGGAGAATCAGTTAAAACAGAGACTATATCATAATGTTGAAGTAATTCTAGTACACCTTCTGTATTCCATGATTTGTGTCTAAATTCAATTGCAAATTTGATATCACTTTGGGTATCTGAATCGCTCTTTAATACTTTAAGAAATTCTTCTAATTTTTTAGATTCCGTAATTGTAAAACTTGGTGGTAACTGGATAATTATTGCTCCTAGTTTATGGGAATTTTGTAGAGGTGATATTTTGTCAAGGAATATCTTTAAATCAGTCATTACATCTTTGTTTATATCTAATCTTTTTTCATGCGTAATTATTTCTGGAACTTTCACTGAGATCTTAAAATCGGCAGGTGTCGCCTTTGTTATTCCTATAAACAAGCCTTGAGTCATATGTTGGTAGAATCTATTATAGAAGGTGGCATCCATTTCAACTGTGTTAAAGAATTGTGAATAGTAGTGGAGTTTTCGAGTTTTATTGTCAGGATAAAATACGTTTAGCCATCCTCCCTTTTCAGATGAATCACCATAATTCCAGCCTGAACATCCTACGAATAATTGAGGACACATGTTCTAGATTTTGCGATTAATAGATAATGATGAAAAAATATTTACGAAGATAGATGGAATAACTGTGTTCTAATTACGATGTTAGTTTTCATTTCCACCACTGTCATCACTGTTACTATCATTTTGTTCATTATTAACTTCATCACTATTGCTGTTATCGCTACTACCATCTTCACCGGAATCACCTTCATTATTACTATTCTCATTTTGCTCCTCTTGTTCTTGTTGTTCCTGATCAATTAAGGGTTCTATTTCTGCATCTTCATTCTGATTAGTGTTTCCATTAGTTTGTTCTTCACTATCGTTAGTACCAGTGCCATTATTGTTATCTGAATCGGTAGTATTGTTTTGACTACTTGTTTCATTAGTATCATCTAGTTCTTCAATTACCTCAAAAGTTGTTCGATCCGTTTCTGTGGTGTATCCCGCTGCATTGACTGTGGCCGTAACATCAAAATTGCCAGTATTAGATCCCGGACCAATTTCAATCTCGAATGTTGCTACTCCATTATTATTTGTTTGACCACTTTCTACTTTATCAAAGTCAGTAGTGTAAAATACCCTAAGATCAGTATTGGCATTACCAATTTTTTCTTGTGTACTTTCGTCACTAACTATCACATCAATTGTTTGAATATTTCCTCTCACTAGAGGATCGTTCTCAACATCTATTTCTATATCAAGTTCAGCACCTGTAGGAGAAGGATCAAAATTACCGTTACCGTTACTAGACCCTGATGAGGGCGATTGGCCTATGTTATCATCATTTACAAACCCCTGATTATCGCTTATGGGTGGTGGAGTTGTAAACAGACTTCCACCACTATCAATGAATCCTGTACCTACTCCACCACCACCAAAACCATCATTATTAAAAGGAAATTTTGTGCTGGTTGGAAAAGTCATTGAACTTTGAGTAGAATCCATGTCTAGGGAATAGAATTTGCCTTGAGATTTTGTCTTGTTATCAAAAATAGTGATATCAAATGGCGTCATCTGATTCTGAGTTAGATTGCCAACGTTTAGGCCAAAACTTTGAGTCCCTACAACTCCTAGACTTGAATTATCATAGAATGTTGCAACTAGATTTAAGAATTGTTCTGGGAATTGTCCTTGGTTAATTATATTACCTGTGATGTGAGGATTTCCAATATTGTCTAAAAAGGCACTAGTTCCATTTAATACAAGATTTGCAGGCTTCTCTATTGCAGGTTGCGAAGTAGTAGAAAATTCCATAAAGTTAAATTTTCCTAGTATTTGAGGATCCTGTATTATTATATCAAATGGAGATAGTTCGGTTTGTCTAAGAGTTGATATTGATGAAAACGCAGAGTGGTTGCCAACTATAACATTGTTTGTTGTATCAGATAAAATTGTGGTAATTACAATATCTGTTTGGGGATCAAATGAGGTGTTATTTACCTCACCTATAACGTGAAAATTACCAAAATCATCTATGAAAGTTGAGGTGCCAATAATTTGGATAATATTAGAATCAAGATTTTGAGCAAATGCATAATCTATATCCCATAAGCCAATTCCCCAATTAGTAAAAATCATTGAAAACATTGATGTTAATGATATTGCCAAAATTATAATTATTGAAAATTGTGTAGATTCAGAACGTAAATACAATAGTCTAACATCTTCTATTTAAAATTATAAATCTTTTCATAACAATTACATTAACAATTAAAGGAAATTTTATTGAATAAAACAAAAAAAAATAGATCTTCATTAGGTATAAACAAGTATCGGTAAACCAGACAGGCATGAAAAAGGATCTATTTACCTTAATTTTTTCTTTATCGATGAATCCCTTTCATAATTAAGTCAAATTGAGATGCTTATCTTGAACAATCTGTTATCAAATTTATCTATGATGATATGATTTCACTGACAGGAAGAGAACGGTAGATGCTATTGCTAGACACATAAAACCTGCAGTTAAAAAATACAACGGAGCATCCCGATGATGATCATTAGTTCCAATCACTGCGGAATAGATATATGCCGATCCAAAAAATATCATGAAAATAGCAAAAACAGTTCCCATGAAGACAATTATATTTTTAATGATTTTATTCATAAAGAATAGTTAATTGGGTGACAATTACATTTAGATTTAGTCTTTTTATTTCTATTTGTGAAAAATGCTATTACTGTGAAATTCGTATGCAATCATAAAAATTAAAATGTGAAGTCAGCACCTTCTTCATAAAAGACTATATAATTTACACCAGTTACTACAGCATCAAAATCTTTCACCACCTGAATATTAATTATCTTTTTATTTCCTCTTTGTAGAAAATTATTGATTTCATCCATTATAGTATTATTCCATCGAAATATTTCCTGTTTTATCATATGTATTTTGAGAATTTTATATATAAAACTCAATCGCAAAATGATGTTATCGAGGTTATAATGCCACGCGAGGGTAAAAATTTTTTATATATCCTTCCTAAATTTTTTTACCCAAATAATAGTCAGATTTGACGTGGGCGCGTGGGATACGGTTCAAGGTTGAATAGAATCTAGAATTGGTTTGACACGAGAGTCAGTAAAAAGACTCATCTAGGCAATCATAATATCATTACCATATAACAGAACATTTAGTTTGGGCGCGTGGGGATTAAGTTCCTTGTGGTAGTGGGATTTATTGCAAAGGTTCATGTAAAAATCAACAACGATAGAAAAAGGACGGATTCTTAGTGGCATGGAAATTGTAGATTCTTGTACCTATTTTCCTATTATAACTATACAATGATAAAAATTATATGAAAATATCCGTTGACTGAATGATTGGATAGCAATTATTTATTATATTCATCATGACGACGAACCCAGAATTGGGCATTTTCATGACCTGCCTCATCTCGACCCTTGGGAACCAGGTCAAGGTAGTTGTATGCTCCATTCAATATATCTATACCGCGTGCATATGCTGAATAAGTGTGAAAAATATGACCCTCAGGGTTTTTATAAAATACACTGACGCCTGGCATCTCTGAAATACCTGTGTCCTGTATCACGTAATTATAAAACGCGTTCTTCTTTACTACTTCCTCTTCTGTGAAAGACACATGATAGTCGAAATTAAAGTCATTATTATAAGAAGAGACCCAACTAAAATCCCACCCCATCCGTTTATGGTATTCAGCTATTTTGTCATATGGTGTCCTCGATATAGCGATCATGCTCACATCTCTTTGATTCAGGTGTATAATTATTTTATTAAAATTATCAGCCCAAAATGAACAGCTTGGACATCCTGCATCCCAGCTTGGATCAAACATGAAATGATAGACTATAAGTTGACTTCTACCATCGAAAAGTAATGATAATGTTTCTTTCCCGTTTGACCCATCAAAAACATACTCTTTATCAACTCTAACCCAAGGTAAATCTCGTCTCTTTTGGCTAAGTTGGTCACGTACAACGGTAAACTCTTTTTCTTTGGTTAG comes from the Candidatus Nitrosocosmicus arcticus genome and includes:
- a CDS encoding DUF72 domain-containing protein, whose amino-acid sequence is MCPQLFVGCSGWNYGDSSEKGGWLNVFYPDNKTRKLHYYSQFFNTVEMDATFYNRFYQHMTQGLFIGITKATPADFKISVKVPEIITHEKRLDINKDVMTDLKIFLDKISPLQNSHKLGAIIIQLPPSFTITESKKLEEFLKVLKSDSDTQSDIKFAIEFRHKSWNTEGVLELLQHYDIVSVLTDSPSKENLEFLSDENNITSKSTGVVVRLHGRNTTQGHYWYNYLYSQKELNPWVEKIRKIKEKTDTIFVYFNNHYGGKAILNALQFKEMISEKPLPENEKKVLEKAE
- a CDS encoding DUF899 domain-containing protein, coding for MSINEHENRTEKKDKDLSKNHTIVKQDEWIKARKDLLTKEKEFTVVRDQLSQKRRDLPWVRVDKEYVFDGSNGKETLSLLFDGRSQLIVYHFMFDPSWDAGCPSCSFWADNFNKIIIHLNQRDVSMIAISRTPYDKIAEYHKRMGWDFSWVSSYNNDFNFDYHVSFTEEEVVKKNAFYNYVIQDTGISEMPGVSVFYKNPEGHIFHTYSAYARGIDILNGAYNYLDLVPKGRDEAGHENAQFWVRRHDEYNK